A section of the Falco peregrinus isolate bFalPer1 chromosome 3, bFalPer1.pri, whole genome shotgun sequence genome encodes:
- the LOC101923297 gene encoding probable glutamate receptor, with the protein MDKALHFVLCVTPALLLLGESSQAGTARRDDAVSKGTDSRGPGEGLPVLTVTTILEDPYVMVRSAELEGYCIDLLKALAAMLHFSYKVKVVGDGQYGAISSSGNWTGMIGEILRQEADIAVAPLTVTSAREEVVSFTTPFLQTGIGILLRKDTASQEMSFFHFLAPFSKETWTGLLFAYVLTCFCLFLVARLSPCEWNEPKNEENHFTFLNSLWFGAGALALQGVTPRPKALSVRVIAAVWWLFTIALLAAYIANFTALLSSGSEQLPIQTFEDLVKQRKLEFGTLDGSSTFYFFKNSKNPIHQMIYEYMDKRREHVLVKTYQEAIQRVMDSNYAFIGESISQDLAAARHCNLIRAPEVIGARGFGIATTQASQWTKKLSVAVLKLRELGDLDYLRNKWWESSCLHKSRERWSPLQPQALGGLFLTLAIGLALGVIAAVVELSNKSRHAAGHAKKSCCSVFTEEMCARLRIKENTRQSQETSGRANA; encoded by the exons gaactgCAAGGCGTGATGATGCTGTGAGTAAG GGCACTGACTCAAGGGGGCCTGGAGAGGGTCTTCCAGTTTTGACTGTCACAACAATCCTG GAAGATCCTTATGTCATGGTGAGAAGTGCAGAACTGGAGGGATACTGCATTGATTTGCTGAAAGCACTTGCTGCAATGCTTCACTTCAGCTACAAGGTGAAGGTGGTGGGCGACGGGCAGTATGGTGCCATCTCTTCCAGTGGGAACTGGACAGGAATGATTGGCGAAATTCTAAGACAG GAAGCAGACATTGCAGTGGCTCCGTTGACAGTCACGTCAGCAAGGGAAGAGGTGGTCTCCTTCACCACACCATTCCTGCAGACTGGGATCGGAATCTTGCTTCGAAAAGACACGGCCTCTCAGGAGATGTCCTTCTTCCACTTCCTGGCTCCTTTCAGTAAGGAGACCTGGACTGGCCTTTTATTCGCTTATGTCCTGACGTGCTTCTGCCTCTTTCTTGTTGCCAG ACTGAGCCCCTGTGAATGGAACGAGCCAAAGAATGAAGAGAACCACTTTACCTTCTTAAATAGCCTCTGGTTTGGAGCAGGAGCGCTCGCCCTGCAAG GTGTCACCCCTCGGCCCAAAGCGCTCTCTGTGCGGGTCATCGCTGCTGTCTGGTGGCTGTTCACCATCGCCTTGCTGGCCGCCTACATCGCCAACTTCACCGCTCTGCTGAGCTCTGGCAGCGAGCAGCTCCCAATCCAGACTTTTGAAGATCTTGTGAAGCAAAGAAAGCTTGAGTTTGGGACACTGGACGGCTCCTCTACTTTCTACTTCTTCAAG AACTCCAAGAATCCCATCCATCAGATGATCTATGAATATATGGACAAAAGACGAGAACACGTTTTGGTCAAAACCTACCAGGAAGCAATTCAACGTGTGATGGACTCGAACTACGCCTTCATCGGTGAATCCATCTCGCAAgacctggcagcagccaggcactgcaaCTTGATCAGGGCCCCTGAAGTTATCGGAGCCAGAGGATTTGGCATTGCCACTACCCAGG CATCCCAGTGGACTAAGAAGCTCTCCGTTGCTGTCCTCAAACTGCGTGAATTGGGCGACCTCGACTACTTGCGTAACAAGTGGTGGGAGAGCAGCTGCCTTCACAAGAGCAGAGAGAGATGGAGCCCgctgcagccccaggctctGGGTGGGCTCTTCCTGACGCTCGCCATCGGCCTGGCGCTGGGGGTGATCGCAGCGGTGGTGGAGCTCTCCAATAAGAGCCGACACGCTGCCGGACATGCAAAG aaatcttgTTGCTCCgttttcacagaagaaatgtgCGCTCGTCTAcgtataaaagaaaatacaagacaAAGCCAGGAGACTTCAGGGAGGGCTAATGCTTAA